One Streptomyces mobaraensis NBRC 13819 = DSM 40847 DNA segment encodes these proteins:
- a CDS encoding MFS transporter has protein sequence MTAPCPGLPGDPPGGRRAAAVWGVGVGVYFVAIVFRTSLGVAGIDAAERFHINASALSTFSILQLLVYAGMQIPVGLMVDRMGTKKVLALGAVLFTAGQLCFALSHSYAMALAARALLGCGDAMTFISVLRLGARWFPARHGPMVAQVAALFGMAGNLVSTLVLAPLLHSRGWTATFGGSAAAGVVVLVLLLVFLRDHPEGYAPEPAPHPGAGYVRQQITRAWREPGTRLGMWAHFTTQFPAIVFLLLWGMPFLVEAEGLSRETAGRLLTLVVLVNMAVGLVYGQIVARHHAARLPLVLGTIGATALLWAATLAWPGPHAPMWLLITLCAVLGACGPASMIGFDFARPANPPERQGTASGIVNMGGFTASITTLLAIGVILDATDDDYRAAFATFFAVQAVGLAQILRLRERVRRRERERVVASRVETVHVPV, from the coding sequence ATGACCGCCCCCTGTCCCGGCCTGCCCGGGGACCCGCCGGGCGGCCGGCGGGCGGCGGCGGTCTGGGGCGTCGGGGTCGGCGTCTACTTCGTCGCCATCGTCTTCCGCACCAGCCTCGGCGTCGCCGGGATCGACGCGGCCGAGCGGTTCCACATCAACGCCTCGGCCCTGTCCACGTTCTCCATACTCCAGCTGCTCGTCTACGCGGGCATGCAGATACCCGTCGGCCTGATGGTCGACCGCATGGGCACCAAGAAGGTGCTCGCCCTCGGCGCCGTTCTCTTCACCGCCGGGCAGCTCTGCTTCGCGCTCTCCCACTCCTACGCGATGGCCCTCGCCGCCCGCGCCCTCCTCGGCTGCGGCGACGCGATGACGTTCATCAGCGTCCTGCGGCTCGGCGCCCGCTGGTTCCCCGCCCGGCACGGGCCGATGGTCGCCCAGGTGGCGGCCCTGTTCGGGATGGCCGGCAACCTCGTCTCCACCCTCGTCCTCGCCCCGCTGCTGCACTCCCGCGGCTGGACCGCGACGTTCGGCGGCAGCGCGGCGGCCGGCGTCGTCGTCCTCGTCCTGCTCCTGGTCTTCCTCCGGGACCACCCGGAGGGGTACGCGCCGGAGCCCGCCCCGCACCCGGGCGCCGGCTACGTCCGGCAGCAGATCACCCGCGCCTGGCGGGAGCCCGGCACCCGGCTGGGCATGTGGGCGCACTTCACCACGCAGTTCCCGGCCATCGTCTTCCTGCTGCTGTGGGGCATGCCGTTCCTCGTCGAGGCCGAGGGGCTGAGCCGGGAGACCGCGGGTCGGCTGCTCACCCTCGTCGTCCTGGTGAACATGGCCGTCGGCCTGGTCTACGGCCAGATCGTCGCCCGGCACCACGCCGCCCGGCTGCCGCTCGTCCTCGGCACGATCGGCGCGACCGCGCTCCTCTGGGCGGCCACCCTGGCCTGGCCGGGACCGCACGCCCCCATGTGGCTGCTGATCACCCTCTGCGCGGTCCTCGGCGCCTGCGGCCCGGCCTCCATGATCGGCTTCGACTTCGCCCGGCCCGCCAACCCGCCGGAGCGGCAGGGCACCGCCTCCGGCATCGTCAACATGGGCGGCTTCACCGCGTCCATCACCACCCTGCTGGCCATCGGCGTCATCCTCGACGCGACGGACGACGACTACCGGGCCGCCTTCGCCACCTTCTTCGCCGTCCAGGCGGTGGGCCTGGCCCAGATCCTGCGCCTGCGCGAACGGGTCCGGCGGCGGGAGCGGGAACGGGTGGTGGCGTCGCGGGTGGAGACGGTGCACGTGCCGGTGTGA
- a CDS encoding GntR family transcriptional regulator, protein MPSTPAVTPSMAPTGRPAAADRVYAHVKDGVLHRRYAGGTLLTEGGLAEAVGVSRTPVREALLRLEGEGLLKLYPKKGALVLAVSAQEIADVVETRLLVEKHAAAKAVPAPPALVTRLEELLADMRRQAAEGDLAAVSVSDRAFHAEIVRNAGNQILSRLYDQLRDRQLRMGVAAMHAHPDRIAKNIAEHAEILDALRAGDAPAAIAVVDRHVSWVRTLAQGNDR, encoded by the coding sequence ATGCCTTCCACCCCCGCTGTGACCCCCTCCATGGCGCCCACGGGCCGGCCGGCCGCGGCCGACCGCGTCTACGCGCACGTCAAGGACGGCGTCCTGCACCGGCGGTACGCCGGTGGGACGCTGCTCACGGAGGGCGGTCTCGCGGAGGCCGTAGGGGTCTCCCGGACGCCCGTACGGGAGGCGCTGCTGCGGCTGGAGGGCGAGGGACTGCTCAAGCTGTACCCGAAGAAGGGGGCGCTCGTGCTGGCCGTGTCCGCACAGGAGATCGCGGATGTGGTGGAGACCCGGCTGCTGGTGGAGAAGCACGCGGCGGCCAAGGCCGTGCCCGCTCCGCCGGCCCTCGTCACCCGGTTGGAGGAACTGCTCGCGGACATGCGCCGGCAGGCCGCCGAAGGCGACCTCGCCGCCGTCTCGGTCAGCGACCGCGCCTTCCACGCGGAGATCGTCCGCAACGCCGGGAACCAGATCCTGTCCCGCCTCTACGACCAGCTCCGCGACCGCCAGCTCCGGATGGGCGTCGCCGCGATGCACGCCCACCCGGACCGCATCGCCAAGAACATCGCCGAACACGCCGAGATCCTGGACGCCCTGCGGGCCGGTGACGCCCCCGCGGCCATCGCCGTCGTCGACCGGCACGTCAGCTGGGTGCGCACCCTCGCCCAGGGAAACGACCGATGA
- a CDS encoding helix-turn-helix transcriptional regulator, with translation MTGARADGGVPDPAEDGESISRLLRAWRMRVDARTVPELRGVHPRPGRLLSQRHVARLTGVSEGWYRALEAGRRQDFSESFLLRVAAALRLSEAETLTLFLAVCGRRPPGSPCPAGELPQGVRNLLVQQTSYPAYLSDNAWNIVASNHLMGEWFPWVLRPGANLMRWALLHPEAREQMLDWEDSCARVYLAMLRVAANSNPGDGGLRALVREVLDSDADCRRIWAEEHDVVEHRDGHVFRLRLPYHDRAEIRVTSHVLLPIQRPDLRFVFITPLPD, from the coding sequence TTGACCGGCGCGAGGGCGGACGGAGGCGTTCCGGACCCCGCGGAGGACGGCGAGTCCATCAGCCGTCTGCTCCGCGCCTGGCGGATGCGGGTAGACGCCCGGACCGTCCCCGAGCTGCGCGGCGTCCATCCCAGACCGGGCCGTCTGCTTTCGCAGCGGCACGTCGCCCGGCTCACCGGCGTCAGCGAGGGCTGGTACCGCGCCCTGGAGGCCGGCCGCCGCCAGGACTTCTCCGAGAGCTTCCTGCTCCGGGTCGCCGCCGCCCTGCGGCTGAGCGAGGCGGAGACGCTGACGCTCTTCCTCGCCGTCTGCGGGCGCCGCCCGCCCGGCTCCCCGTGCCCGGCCGGCGAACTCCCCCAGGGCGTCCGGAACCTGCTCGTCCAGCAGACCTCGTACCCCGCCTACCTCTCCGACAACGCCTGGAACATCGTCGCCTCCAACCACCTGATGGGCGAGTGGTTCCCCTGGGTGCTCCGCCCGGGAGCCAACCTCATGCGGTGGGCCCTGCTGCACCCCGAGGCCCGCGAGCAGATGCTGGACTGGGAGGACAGCTGCGCCCGCGTCTACCTCGCCATGCTCCGGGTCGCCGCCAACAGCAACCCGGGCGACGGCGGGCTGCGGGCCCTGGTCCGCGAGGTCCTCGACTCCGACGCCGACTGCCGCCGCATCTGGGCCGAGGAGCACGACGTCGTCGAGCACCGCGACGGCCACGTCTTCCGTCTTCGGCTGCCGTACCACGACCGCGCCGAGATCCGGGTGACCAGCCATGTGCTGCTGCCGATACAACGCCCGGACCTGCGCTTCGTCTTCATCACACCGCTGCCCGACTGA
- a CDS encoding dihydrolipoamide acetyltransferase family protein, producing the protein MTASTASDQRFREFKMPDVGEGLTEAEILKWYVAVGDTVSDGQVVCEVETAKAAVELPIPFDGVVHELRFEEGVTVDVGTAIISVDTRPGEGPVTATGDVIDPAAAGAPAQPAAHAETAAAPEGEGQGQGRQAVLVGYGAAPSSTKRRPRKARPEASTVGAAVQAELNGHAAPAAAPVAPAAPAAPAVTAAPAVTGAPAVVGSARPLAKPPVRKLAKDLGIDLAAVSPTGPDGIVTREDVHAAHQASVAPPVQEAPVAAPAEAPASAWAARETRIPVKGVRKATAQAMVASAFTAPHVTEFVTVDVTRTMKLVQRLKDDPDMAGLRVNPLLLVAKAFLVAIRRNPDINASWDEENQEIVRKDYVNLGIAAATPRGLIVPNIKEAQAKTLPELSRALSDLVSTAREGKTSPAEMSGGTVTITNVGVFGVDTGTPIINPGEAAILAFGAIKLQPWVHKGKVKPRYVTTLALSFDHRLVDGELGSRVLADIAAVLEHPKRLLTWG; encoded by the coding sequence ATGACTGCGAGCACAGCGAGCGACCAGCGCTTCCGCGAGTTCAAGATGCCCGACGTGGGCGAGGGCCTCACCGAGGCCGAGATCCTCAAGTGGTACGTGGCGGTGGGGGACACCGTCTCCGACGGCCAGGTGGTCTGCGAGGTCGAGACGGCCAAGGCCGCCGTCGAACTGCCCATCCCCTTCGACGGCGTGGTGCACGAGCTGCGCTTCGAGGAGGGTGTGACGGTCGACGTCGGTACGGCGATCATCTCGGTCGACACCCGGCCCGGTGAGGGGCCCGTCACCGCGACCGGCGATGTGATCGACCCGGCCGCGGCCGGCGCCCCGGCCCAGCCCGCCGCGCACGCCGAGACGGCGGCCGCGCCGGAGGGCGAGGGCCAGGGGCAGGGCCGGCAGGCCGTCCTCGTGGGCTACGGCGCCGCGCCGTCGTCCACCAAGCGGCGCCCGCGCAAGGCCCGGCCCGAGGCGTCGACGGTCGGCGCGGCGGTCCAGGCGGAGCTGAACGGGCACGCGGCGCCCGCCGCTGCACCGGTGGCCCCGGCCGCCCCCGCAGCCCCGGCGGTCACCGCAGCCCCGGCGGTCACCGGCGCCCCCGCCGTCGTGGGGAGCGCCCGTCCGCTGGCCAAGCCGCCCGTCCGCAAGCTGGCCAAGGACCTCGGCATCGACCTCGCCGCCGTCAGCCCGACCGGGCCGGACGGGATCGTGACCCGCGAGGACGTGCACGCCGCCCACCAGGCCAGCGTGGCCCCGCCGGTCCAGGAGGCGCCCGTTGCCGCCCCGGCCGAGGCCCCCGCGAGCGCGTGGGCCGCCCGGGAGACCCGGATCCCGGTCAAGGGCGTCCGCAAGGCGACCGCGCAGGCCATGGTGGCCAGCGCCTTCACCGCGCCGCACGTCACGGAGTTCGTCACCGTCGACGTCACCCGCACGATGAAGCTCGTCCAGCGGCTGAAGGACGACCCGGACATGGCCGGGCTGCGGGTCAACCCGCTGCTGCTGGTGGCCAAGGCGTTCCTGGTGGCGATCCGCCGCAACCCGGACATCAACGCCTCCTGGGACGAGGAGAACCAGGAGATCGTCCGCAAGGACTACGTCAACCTGGGCATCGCCGCGGCGACGCCGCGCGGACTGATCGTGCCGAACATCAAGGAGGCGCAGGCCAAGACGCTCCCCGAGCTGTCGCGGGCGCTCTCCGACCTGGTGAGCACGGCGCGCGAGGGGAAGACCAGCCCGGCGGAGATGTCCGGCGGCACGGTCACCATCACCAACGTCGGCGTATTCGGCGTGGACACCGGGACGCCCATCATCAACCCGGGCGAGGCGGCGATCCTGGCGTTCGGCGCGATCAAGCTCCAGCCCTGGGTGCACAAGGGCAAGGTCAAGCCGCGGTACGTGACCACGCTGGCGCTCTCCTTCGACCACCGGCTGGTGGACGGGGAGCTCGGCTCGCGGGTGCTGGCCGACATCGCGGCGGTCCTGGAGCACCCGAAGCGGCTGCTCACCTGGGGCTGA
- a CDS encoding alpha-ketoacid dehydrogenase subunit beta — protein MATEKLSIAKAINASLRTALENDPKVVIMGEDVGKLGGVFRVTDGLQKDFGEERVIDTPLAESGIVGTAIGLALRGYRPVVEIQFDGFVFPAYDQIVTQLAKMHARALGKIKMPVVVRIPYGGAIGAVEHHSESPESLFAHVAGLKIVSPSNASDAYWMLQQAIQSDDPVIYFEPKRRYHDRSEVDTDAIPGPLHTARTVRQGTDLTLAAYGPMVKTCLEAAAAAAEEGKNLEVLDLRSISPIDFDAIQASVERTRRLVVVHEAPVFFGSGAEIAARITERCFYHLEAPVLRVGGYHAPYPPSRLEDEYLPGLDRVLDAVDRALAY, from the coding sequence ATGGCCACCGAGAAGCTCTCCATCGCCAAGGCGATCAACGCCTCCCTGCGCACCGCCCTGGAGAACGACCCCAAGGTCGTCATCATGGGCGAGGACGTCGGCAAGCTCGGCGGCGTCTTCCGCGTGACCGACGGGCTCCAGAAGGACTTCGGCGAGGAGCGGGTCATCGACACCCCGCTCGCCGAGTCCGGCATCGTCGGCACCGCCATCGGCCTGGCCCTGCGCGGCTACCGGCCGGTCGTGGAGATCCAGTTCGACGGGTTCGTGTTCCCGGCGTACGACCAGATCGTCACCCAGCTCGCCAAGATGCACGCCCGCGCGCTCGGCAAGATCAAGATGCCGGTCGTCGTCCGCATCCCCTACGGCGGTGCCATCGGGGCCGTCGAGCACCACAGCGAGTCCCCGGAGTCGCTGTTCGCGCACGTCGCCGGTCTGAAGATCGTGTCGCCGTCGAACGCGTCCGACGCCTACTGGATGCTCCAGCAGGCCATCCAGAGCGACGACCCGGTCATCTACTTCGAGCCCAAGCGCCGCTACCACGACCGCTCCGAGGTCGACACCGACGCGATCCCCGGCCCGCTGCACACCGCCCGCACGGTGCGCCAGGGCACGGACCTGACGCTGGCCGCCTACGGGCCCATGGTCAAGACCTGTCTGGAGGCGGCCGCGGCCGCCGCCGAGGAGGGCAAGAACCTGGAGGTGCTCGACCTTCGGTCGATCTCCCCGATCGACTTCGACGCCATCCAGGCGTCCGTGGAGCGCACCCGCCGGCTCGTCGTCGTCCACGAGGCCCCGGTCTTCTTCGGCTCCGGCGCCGAGATCGCGGCCCGGATCACCGAGCGCTGCTTCTACCACCTGGAGGCCCCCGTCCTGCGGGTCGGCGGCTACCACGCCCCCTACCCCCCGTCGCGGCTGGAGGACGAGTACCTTCCCGGACTGGACCGGGTGCTCGACGCCGTAGACCGCGCGCTTGCGTACTGA
- the pdhA gene encoding pyruvate dehydrogenase (acetyl-transferring) E1 component subunit alpha, with protein sequence MTVDSTAARKPRGGKRAGAKKPAAGAGEPELVQLLTPEGERVEHPDYAIDVTPEELRGLYRDMVLTRRFDGEATTLQRQGELGLWASLLGQEAAQIGSGRATRDDDYVFPTYREHGVAWCRGVDPTNLLGMFRGVNNGGWDPNENNFHLYTIVIGSQALHATGYAMGITKDGADSAVIAYFGDGATSQGDVAEAFTFAAVYNAPVVFFCQNNQWAISEPTEKQTRVPLYRRAQGYGFPGVRVDGNDVLACLAVTRAALERARTGQGPTFVEAFTYRMGAHTTSDDPTRYRRDEERELWEAKDPILRLRRHLEREGLADAEFFAALEAESDALAKRVRETVRAMPDPDSTAIFENIYADGHALVDEEREQFIAYQASFADEESK encoded by the coding sequence GTGACCGTGGACAGCACCGCCGCGCGCAAGCCGCGGGGCGGCAAACGCGCCGGAGCGAAGAAGCCGGCCGCCGGGGCGGGCGAGCCGGAGCTCGTACAGCTGCTGACGCCCGAGGGCGAGCGGGTCGAGCACCCGGACTACGCCATCGACGTGACGCCCGAGGAACTGCGCGGCCTGTACCGCGACATGGTGCTGACCCGCCGCTTCGACGGCGAGGCGACCACCCTCCAGCGCCAGGGCGAACTGGGCCTGTGGGCCTCCCTGCTGGGCCAGGAGGCCGCCCAGATCGGCTCCGGCCGGGCCACCCGCGACGACGACTACGTCTTCCCGACCTACCGCGAGCACGGTGTCGCCTGGTGCCGGGGCGTCGACCCGACCAACCTCCTGGGAATGTTCCGCGGCGTCAACAACGGCGGCTGGGACCCCAACGAGAACAACTTCCACCTCTACACGATCGTCATCGGCTCGCAGGCGCTGCACGCCACCGGCTACGCGATGGGCATCACCAAGGACGGCGCCGACTCGGCCGTCATCGCCTACTTCGGCGACGGCGCGACCAGCCAGGGCGACGTCGCCGAGGCGTTCACCTTCGCCGCCGTCTACAACGCCCCCGTGGTCTTCTTCTGCCAGAACAACCAGTGGGCCATCTCCGAGCCCACCGAGAAGCAGACCCGCGTGCCCCTCTACCGCCGCGCCCAGGGCTACGGCTTCCCCGGCGTCCGCGTCGACGGCAACGACGTGCTGGCCTGCCTCGCCGTCACCCGGGCCGCGCTGGAGCGCGCCCGCACCGGCCAGGGCCCCACCTTCGTCGAGGCGTTCACCTACCGCATGGGCGCCCACACCACCTCCGACGACCCCACCCGCTACCGGCGGGACGAGGAGCGGGAGCTGTGGGAGGCCAAGGACCCGATCCTGCGGCTCCGTCGCCACCTGGAGCGCGAGGGCCTGGCCGACGCCGAGTTCTTCGCCGCCCTGGAGGCCGAGAGCGACGCGCTGGCCAAGCGCGTCCGCGAGACCGTGCGCGCCATGCCTGACCCGGACAGCACGGCCATCTTCGAGAACATCTACGCGGACGGCCACGCGCTGGTCGACGAGGAACGCGAACAATTCATCGCCTACCAGGCTTCGTTCGCCGACGAGGAGAGCAAGTAA
- a CDS encoding response regulator: MREQGKITVFLLDDHEVVRRGVHEMLSTEADIEVVGEAGTAADALVRIPATRPDVAVLDVRLPDGSGVEVCREIRSLDPGIKCLMLTSFADDEALFDAIMAGASGYVLKAIRGNELLSAVRDVAAGKSLLDPVATARVLERLRDGKSPRGDDRLASLTEQERRILDLIGEGLTNRVIGERLHLAEKTIKNYVSSLLSKLGMERRSQAAAYVARLQAEKR; this comes from the coding sequence GTGCGCGAACAAGGAAAAATCACGGTATTTCTGCTCGACGACCACGAAGTCGTGCGGCGCGGCGTTCACGAGATGCTCTCCACGGAGGCGGACATCGAGGTCGTCGGAGAGGCCGGTACCGCCGCGGACGCACTGGTGCGCATTCCCGCCACCCGGCCTGACGTCGCCGTTCTGGACGTTCGGCTTCCGGATGGCAGCGGGGTCGAAGTCTGCCGTGAGATCCGTTCGCTCGATCCGGGAATCAAGTGCCTGATGCTGACGTCGTTCGCGGACGACGAGGCGCTTTTCGACGCGATCATGGCCGGGGCCTCGGGTTATGTACTCAAGGCGATTCGCGGCAATGAGCTGCTCTCCGCCGTGCGGGACGTGGCGGCCGGGAAGTCGCTGCTCGACCCGGTGGCGACCGCCCGGGTGCTGGAGCGGCTGCGCGACGGCAAGAGCCCGCGCGGCGACGACCGGCTGGCGTCACTGACGGAACAGGAACGGCGGATCCTGGACCTGATCGGGGAAGGGCTGACGAACCGCGTGATCGGCGAGCGGCTGCACCTCGCGGAGAAGACCATCAAGAATTACGTCTCCAGCCTGCTCTCCAAGCTGGGCATGGAACGGCGTTCGCAGGCCGCGGCCTACGTCGCGCGTCTGCAGGCGGAGAAGCGGTGA
- a CDS encoding pyridoxamine 5'-phosphate oxidase family protein, whose translation MPAPVPPAAPPATDEHRALELLGRAPYGHLSVTLRALPFVITTRHIVSDGRVLVRLHGGYGYSRACDGSVIAYNADNFGGREDGDEDVWHVQFVGTARRFTPEPAELLRFGPAPRAADNAPFLPEYLCIEPQFITLHHLEGVPARQAAHSS comes from the coding sequence ATGCCCGCACCGGTACCGCCGGCCGCCCCGCCGGCCACAGACGAACACCGAGCGCTCGAACTGCTCGGACGCGCCCCCTACGGGCACCTCTCGGTGACCCTGCGCGCGCTCCCGTTCGTCATCACCACCCGGCACATCGTGTCCGACGGCCGGGTGCTGGTGCGGCTGCACGGCGGCTACGGCTACAGCAGGGCCTGCGACGGCAGCGTCATCGCCTACAACGCCGACAACTTCGGCGGGCGGGAGGACGGCGACGAGGACGTCTGGCACGTCCAATTCGTGGGCACCGCACGGCGGTTCACTCCGGAACCGGCGGAACTGCTGCGCTTCGGACCGGCCCCGCGGGCGGCGGACAACGCACCCTTCCTGCCCGAATACCTGTGCATAGAACCGCAGTTCATCACCCTGCACCACCTCGAAGGCGTACCCGCGCGACAGGCCGCGCACTCGTCGTGA
- a CDS encoding protein kinase domain-containing protein → MAQTQSAQGPSDPDANGGGMPDVPEMWGNGGMVGDGRYRLTHRLGRGGMAEVFAAEDVRLGRTVAVKLLRADLAEDPVSKARFTREAQSVAGLNHHAVVAVYDSGEDIVGRQTVPYIVMELVEGRTIRDLLLNAEAPPPEQALIIVSGVLDALAYSHQHGIVHRDIKPANVIITNNGAVKVMDFGIARALHGAASTMTQTGMVMGTPQYLSPEQALGKTVDARSDLYATGCLLYELLALRPPFTGETPLSVVYQHVQDNPVPPSQVLDSVPPELDGLVMRSLAKDPDDRFQSAEEMRSLVQYSLQMLHEAGGHSGAWDTGQVPAAAATQVLGGVGLGQTTAMPHPQHGQTSPQRILPQGMGGAGDDDYEPGGHGRGGGGGNRGKLIAIVVLVAAVVAAVAAYAAMDKDKGTKEKEPVKKPSHSASQTPEPTGPTSTPKDEKSSEPDNGTGTTGGGSDENDSYGSTGGSRHRQTKEPSTDPTRQPTGEPTGNKPTDDGKGTTSKGTSEGNGTSPTSDPGTANNPGTANNPGSANNPGSANNPGSANNPGSANNPGNTNVTSDSAP, encoded by the coding sequence ATGGCACAGACGCAGAGCGCCCAGGGTCCGTCCGACCCTGACGCCAACGGGGGCGGAATGCCCGATGTGCCGGAAATGTGGGGTAACGGCGGCATGGTCGGCGACGGCCGCTACCGCCTCACCCACCGGCTGGGCCGCGGCGGCATGGCCGAGGTCTTCGCCGCGGAGGACGTACGCCTCGGCCGCACGGTCGCGGTGAAGCTGCTCCGCGCCGACCTGGCCGAGGACCCGGTCTCCAAGGCCCGCTTCACCCGCGAGGCACAGTCCGTCGCCGGGCTGAACCACCACGCCGTCGTGGCCGTCTACGACTCCGGCGAGGACATCGTCGGCCGCCAGACCGTGCCGTACATCGTCATGGAACTGGTTGAAGGCCGCACCATCCGCGACCTGTTGCTCAACGCGGAGGCGCCGCCGCCCGAGCAGGCGCTGATCATCGTCTCCGGCGTGCTCGACGCGCTGGCCTACAGCCACCAGCACGGCATCGTCCACCGCGACATCAAGCCCGCCAACGTCATCATCACCAACAACGGCGCCGTCAAGGTGATGGACTTCGGCATCGCCCGCGCCCTGCACGGCGCCGCCTCCACCATGACCCAGACGGGCATGGTCATGGGTACCCCGCAGTACCTCTCCCCCGAGCAGGCGCTCGGCAAGACCGTCGACGCCCGCTCCGACCTCTACGCGACCGGCTGTCTGCTGTACGAACTGCTGGCGCTGCGCCCGCCGTTCACCGGCGAGACCCCGCTCTCCGTCGTCTACCAGCACGTTCAGGACAATCCGGTCCCGCCGTCCCAGGTGCTGGACTCCGTCCCGCCGGAGCTCGACGGGCTCGTCATGCGCTCCTTGGCCAAGGACCCGGACGACCGGTTCCAGAGCGCCGAGGAGATGCGCTCGCTCGTCCAGTACAGCCTCCAGATGCTGCACGAGGCCGGCGGCCACTCCGGCGCCTGGGACACCGGCCAGGTGCCCGCCGCCGCGGCCACCCAGGTTCTGGGCGGCGTCGGCCTGGGCCAGACCACGGCCATGCCGCACCCGCAGCACGGCCAGACTTCCCCGCAGCGCATCCTGCCGCAGGGCATGGGCGGCGCCGGCGACGACGACTACGAGCCGGGCGGGCACGGGCGGGGTGGGGGCGGTGGCAACCGCGGCAAGCTCATCGCCATCGTTGTTTTGGTGGCGGCGGTGGTAGCCGCGGTGGCGGCGTACGCGGCGATGGACAAGGACAAGGGCACCAAGGAAAAGGAGCCCGTCAAGAAGCCCAGCCACTCCGCCTCCCAGACCCCCGAGCCCACCGGCCCCACCTCCACCCCCAAGGACGAGAAGTCCTCCGAGCCCGACAACGGGACCGGCACGACGGGCGGCGGCTCCGACGAGAACGACAGCTACGGCAGCACCGGCGGGTCGCGGCACCGGCAGACGAAGGAGCCCAGCACCGACCCGACCCGGCAGCCGACGGGCGAGCCGACCGGCAACAAGCCGACCGACGACGGCAAGGGCACCACGTCCAAGGGCACCAGCGAGGGCAACGGGACCAGCCCCACCAGTGATCCCGGGACCGCCAACAACCCGGGCACCGCGAACAACCCCGGGTCGGCGAACAACCCGGGCTCCGCGAACAACCCCGGGTCGGCGAACAACCCGGGCTCCGCGAACAACCCCGGTAACACCAACGTCACCAGCGACTCCGCGCCGTGA